One region of Mucilaginibacter gotjawali genomic DNA includes:
- a CDS encoding ABC transporter permease, giving the protein MIRNYLITAWRNISRNKLYTLINVLGLSLGVSACLIIYLITSFELNYDTFHPDKERIYRIVTHLQFKEGDASDIAGGITILPSRLRTELSGFENVATFCNYFPKVSVPSGGHIAKKFDAPKEGGEASPVIIAEPQYFSIFKYKWLKGEPSTALNGPFKVVLSEQEAHKYFGSIPLDDIMGREIIYNDSLRVAVSGIVKDWNKNTDFAFKDFISFATIPNSFVKNDIDLKNWGMWEFNSQGFVKLAKNVTAAQVEKQFPAFVKAHMTQDSKAKLSLQPINDIHFNNLYQDSYSRQTHLPTLYALMAIAAFILIIAAINFINLSTAQSLRRAKEVGVRKALGGSKASLTFQFLIETFAVTVLAVILAIVVTNPIIASFHSLIPKGVKLHLLTPQVLLFLFLLIFITSLLAGFYPARVLSSYLPGLSLKGQGSPNLNRKSYLRKTLIIFQFTVSLIFIIGTMVIGSQLHFILNKDLGFNRDAIVTIPTDYNNKAERVLVFANKLKEIPGITLISRHQQTPASQRHSGTIINVKGAGGAKINASFDLCDENYLPLFGLRLLAGRNIAHSDTLKEFLINETCAKALGFIKPEDAVGKLLTTGIGGYTCPVSGVVKDFHSQSLHDPIVPFFMGSLSRNERSISLKLATQGKQAVDFKKTISRVEIAWKQVYPEDKFEYHFFDDTIAAMYDKEQKTSQLMNTAMLIAIFISCMGLFGLATFTAQQRLKEISIRKVLGASVSGIVTMLSRDFLILVVIALLIASPIAYYFMHQWLQNFAYRVDISWWIFVLSGSGAILIALLTISFQSIKAALCNPVKSLKSE; this is encoded by the coding sequence ATGATACGAAACTACCTAATCACCGCGTGGCGTAACATCAGCAGGAACAAGTTGTACACGCTGATTAATGTACTCGGGCTTTCTCTTGGAGTTAGCGCCTGTCTGATCATTTACCTGATCACCAGCTTTGAATTAAACTATGACACGTTTCATCCCGACAAAGAGCGCATTTATAGGATAGTTACACACCTTCAATTTAAAGAAGGCGACGCCAGCGACATAGCAGGCGGGATAACTATACTTCCCTCACGGTTGCGAACCGAACTTAGCGGATTTGAAAATGTTGCAACTTTTTGCAACTATTTTCCAAAAGTGTCTGTGCCTTCCGGAGGCCATATTGCTAAAAAATTTGATGCGCCAAAGGAGGGAGGGGAAGCCTCGCCGGTAATAATTGCCGAACCGCAATATTTTTCTATTTTCAAATACAAGTGGCTTAAAGGCGAACCGTCGACGGCGTTGAATGGGCCATTTAAAGTTGTACTGTCTGAACAGGAAGCGCATAAATACTTCGGTTCAATTCCATTGGACGATATTATGGGGCGCGAAATAATTTATAATGATTCGTTACGGGTAGCGGTTTCAGGAATTGTAAAGGATTGGAACAAAAATACCGATTTTGCTTTTAAAGATTTCATCTCGTTTGCTACCATACCAAACAGTTTTGTTAAAAACGACATCGACCTGAAAAATTGGGGTATGTGGGAGTTTAACTCGCAAGGATTTGTAAAACTGGCCAAAAACGTAACAGCCGCTCAGGTCGAAAAACAATTCCCTGCTTTTGTCAAAGCACATATGACGCAGGATTCAAAGGCTAAACTGTCATTACAACCAATAAACGACATCCATTTCAATAATTTGTACCAGGATAGTTACTCCCGGCAAACTCATCTGCCTACCCTTTATGCACTGATGGCAATTGCTGCGTTCATATTGATTATCGCTGCTATTAATTTTATCAATCTGTCCACAGCCCAATCGTTACGCAGGGCCAAAGAAGTGGGTGTGAGAAAAGCATTGGGCGGCAGTAAAGCAAGTTTAACCTTTCAATTTTTGATAGAAACATTCGCTGTAACGGTATTGGCTGTTATTTTAGCGATTGTTGTTACCAACCCAATAATTGCATCTTTTCATTCCCTCATACCAAAGGGAGTTAAACTTCATTTATTAACCCCGCAAGTGTTGCTTTTTTTGTTTTTGCTTATATTCATAACTTCTTTGTTAGCAGGCTTTTACCCGGCCAGGGTTTTATCTTCTTATTTACCGGGGTTAAGTTTAAAAGGACAGGGATCGCCAAACCTTAATCGCAAAAGCTACCTGCGTAAAACGCTTATTATTTTTCAATTTACCGTTTCGCTGATTTTTATTATCGGCACTATGGTAATTGGCAGCCAATTACATTTTATTTTAAACAAGGATCTCGGTTTTAACAGAGACGCGATAGTTACCATACCCACAGATTATAATAATAAAGCCGAACGGGTACTTGTTTTTGCAAATAAACTCAAAGAAATACCGGGGATAACCCTCATCAGCAGGCATCAGCAAACACCAGCATCGCAGCGTCACTCAGGTACCATTATTAATGTAAAAGGGGCGGGTGGCGCAAAAATTAATGCATCGTTTGATCTTTGCGACGAAAATTACTTACCCCTTTTTGGCTTGAGACTATTAGCCGGGCGAAATATTGCCCACTCTGATACATTGAAGGAGTTTTTGATAAATGAAACCTGTGCTAAAGCGTTGGGTTTTATAAAACCGGAGGATGCCGTTGGTAAGCTGTTAACAACAGGTATCGGTGGCTACACCTGCCCTGTTTCAGGGGTAGTAAAGGATTTTCATTCACAATCATTACATGATCCGATTGTTCCTTTTTTTATGGGCTCATTGTCCAGAAATGAACGGAGCATTAGTTTGAAATTGGCAACACAGGGAAAACAGGCAGTCGATTTTAAGAAAACGATATCCAGGGTAGAAATCGCCTGGAAACAAGTTTACCCGGAGGATAAATTTGAATATCACTTTTTTGACGATACAATAGCTGCAATGTATGATAAAGAACAAAAAACAAGTCAATTAATGAATACAGCGATGCTGATAGCCATTTTTATCTCCTGCATGGGGCTATTTGGGTTGGCTACTTTTACTGCACAGCAACGTTTAAAGGAAATCAGCATCCGTAAGGTTTTAGGTGCCAGCGTTTCCGGAATAGTTACGATGCTTAGCCGCGACTTTTTAATACTGGTGGTAATTGCATTACTGATTGCTTCACCTATAGCGTATTACTTTATGCACCAATGGTTGCAGAATTTTGCTTATCGCGTGGATATCAGTTGGTGGATTTTCGTTTTATCAGGCTCGGGTGCTATTTTAATCGCTTTGCTCACTATCAGTTTTCAATCCATCAAAGCAGCGTTATGCAACCCCGTGAAGAGTTTAAAAAGTGAATAA
- a CDS encoding ABC transporter permease translates to MIKNYLKIAWRNLVNNRVYSALNILGLAAGMAVALLIGLWVANEFSYDKFLPDYKSLYQVELNFTDPHEGEHTQQAVSLPIADVLRKEYPEVKYVAETDWMGQHDLLVGTKKLYMNGAAIGSDFLKMFQYPLIKGNKNDVLKDPFSIVLTESTAKALFGNTDPMGKLVKVDNKYNLKVTGIMNDIPKNSTLQFNYLMPFSFNEATQDWMKNARSTYYNNSFQIFVQLKPGVDYATLAPKIRNIVYNGGPKMRPVKPVVLLHPVADWHLYADFKNGKEVGGFIDYVRMFSIIGILVLLIACINFMNLSTARSEKRAREVGVRKAIGSQRKDLIFQFLTESVLITFIAFLFSVLFTQLALPSFNSLTGSEVRIAYSSPLFWIVMILYVLITGLLAGSRPAFYLSSFNPVKVLKGTIQIGKAAALPRKILVVLQFSCSIALIISTIIVYQQIQYAKDRPTGYSADRLVTTDMSDDLNNHYDALKNDLLATGIVESVARASSPITGVYWHTGIEKWPGQGVGELGINVGAVSVSDSYFKTVGMKLAKGRDFLTNWSADTSNIIINEAAVRRMGLKEPLNQLVTFDGINGQAKIVGVVKDALMESPFTPVEPTVFVHGRGSNFALYRLSQRTNTHDAIEKIGKIFDKYNPAYPFSYRFVDDEYNGKFNLEVLVGKLAGIFAGLAIFISCLGLFGLAAYVAEQRTKEIGIRKVLGASITQVWLLLSRDFILLVMISCVIACPVALYFLGNWLRKYDYRITIGPGVFMLAAVVALVITILTISFQAIKAALSNPVKSLRSE, encoded by the coding sequence ATGATAAAGAACTATTTAAAAATTGCATGGCGTAACCTGGTAAACAATAGGGTTTACAGTGCGCTAAACATTTTAGGGCTGGCTGCAGGTATGGCCGTAGCGTTATTGATAGGCCTGTGGGTAGCAAATGAATTTTCGTACGATAAATTCCTGCCGGATTATAAATCCCTTTACCAGGTCGAGTTAAATTTCACTGATCCGCACGAAGGCGAACATACTCAACAGGCGGTTTCGCTGCCAATAGCCGATGTATTAAGGAAGGAATATCCTGAGGTGAAATATGTTGCTGAAACTGATTGGATGGGTCAGCATGATTTGTTAGTCGGCACCAAAAAGCTTTATATGAACGGCGCTGCCATTGGGTCTGATTTTTTAAAAATGTTTCAATACCCCCTGATAAAAGGAAATAAGAATGATGTTTTGAAAGATCCCTTTTCTATCGTATTAACCGAATCAACCGCAAAAGCGTTATTCGGAAATACCGACCCGATGGGGAAGTTGGTTAAGGTTGACAATAAATATAATTTAAAGGTAACGGGTATTATGAACGATATACCGAAGAACTCTACGCTGCAATTTAATTACCTGATGCCTTTCAGCTTTAACGAGGCGACCCAGGATTGGATGAAAAATGCGAGAAGCACGTACTACAATAACTCCTTCCAGATATTTGTACAGCTTAAACCCGGCGTAGATTATGCAACGCTGGCGCCAAAAATCAGGAATATTGTTTATAACGGCGGTCCAAAGATGCGTCCTGTTAAACCAGTGGTGCTTTTGCACCCGGTGGCCGACTGGCATTTATATGCTGATTTTAAGAACGGAAAGGAAGTTGGCGGATTTATAGACTATGTACGCATGTTCAGCATTATCGGGATATTGGTATTGCTTATTGCCTGCATCAACTTTATGAACCTGTCAACCGCCAGGTCCGAAAAACGTGCGCGAGAAGTAGGCGTAAGAAAAGCTATAGGTTCGCAGCGTAAAGACCTGATATTCCAGTTTTTAACAGAGTCTGTACTGATTACCTTTATTGCTTTCCTATTCTCTGTGCTTTTTACCCAATTGGCACTGCCATCATTTAATTCGCTTACAGGTAGTGAGGTAAGAATAGCCTATTCGAGCCCATTATTCTGGATTGTGATGATCCTGTATGTACTAATCACAGGTTTGTTAGCAGGCAGCCGGCCTGCATTCTATCTTTCGTCATTCAATCCCGTTAAAGTATTAAAAGGAACTATACAAATCGGCAAAGCAGCCGCGCTGCCACGAAAGATTTTGGTAGTACTTCAGTTTAGCTGCTCCATAGCTTTAATTATCAGCACCATTATTGTTTACCAGCAAATACAGTATGCTAAAGACCGGCCAACCGGATATAGCGCGGACAGGTTGGTTACAACGGACATGAGCGATGATTTAAATAATCATTACGATGCATTGAAAAATGACCTGCTTGCAACGGGAATCGTTGAAAGCGTGGCCAGGGCATCAAGCCCCATAACCGGCGTATACTGGCATACAGGTATCGAAAAATGGCCGGGCCAGGGTGTTGGCGAACTCGGTATAAATGTAGGCGCGGTATCGGTATCCGACAGTTATTTTAAAACGGTAGGGATGAAACTAGCTAAAGGTCGTGATTTTTTGACTAACTGGAGCGCTGATACTTCGAATATTATTATAAACGAAGCCGCAGTAAGGCGCATGGGTTTGAAAGAGCCGCTTAATCAGTTAGTCACTTTTGATGGCATAAACGGCCAGGCGAAAATAGTGGGTGTTGTGAAAGACGCTTTGATGGAATCGCCATTCACCCCCGTTGAGCCAACCGTCTTTGTTCACGGACGTGGCAGTAATTTCGCCTTGTACCGCCTATCGCAGCGCACAAACACCCACGACGCTATTGAAAAGATCGGTAAAATATTCGACAAGTATAACCCGGCTTATCCCTTTAGCTACCGGTTTGTTGACGACGAATACAATGGCAAATTTAACCTGGAAGTGCTTGTGGGTAAGCTCGCCGGTATTTTTGCCGGATTGGCTATTTTTATTTCGTGCCTGGGTTTATTTGGCCTGGCCGCATACGTTGCTGAGCAACGTACCAAAGAAATTGGTATCCGCAAAGTGCTGGGTGCGTCCATCACCCAGGTTTGGTTGCTACTGTCAAGAGATTTTATTTTATTGGTGATGATCAGCTGCGTAATTGCATGCCCGGTGGCCCTGTACTTTTTAGGCAACTGGCTACGCAAATACGATTACCGCATTACCATAGGCCCCGGCGTATTTATGCTGGCAGCCGTTGTAGCCCTGGTGATAACAATATTAACCATAAGTTTCCAGGCTATAAAAGCAGCGCTAAGTAACCCGGTAAAGAGCCTTAGAAGTGAGTAG
- a CDS encoding ABC transporter permease, producing the protein MIKNYLKIAWRNIWKNKVFSGINIIGLSVGMAACIVIMLFVSYEKSFDNFHTKNIYRLNEVQTIGAQGATQKVALSMFPMGPTIKQEFPEIKNFTRVHWVNKYQLTQNTKKIFLPQAFFVDSTFLNMFDFKVIKGEGKTALLKPHSALITEETARKLFGDADPTGKIITHYGDDTTTFAVTGVLANVPRNSQLQFDALFSFSSIYQPWMFTNWGGNWLDTFFELAPGTNAAALDAKFPAYLKRHLKGDGWKYYKLFTLPLKDVHASSADIGLDYINYQKFDKKSTNLFAVIALIVLVIACVNFINLSTARSAERAKEVGIRKSIGAYRFQLALQFLGETVLIALLALIFAVILVELALPYINSLSDRHISFHLFSSIEVLLTVLSGTIFIGIVSGIYPAIYLSSFQASRVLKGSVQVGKNKGLLRSILVVTQFASAIFLMIATVFVLKQLRFMQEQDPGYNRDQIVNIPLDGITTKKYDLFKSELSGNTLVTGVTASQDILGSHLDQTGVTFRPSFGPKQDLGTTLLVVDTNYLNLYKIKLAAGKDFSRDKMPDYRQYIVNEALAKELLKDFPKKPLSSLVGQKFGFDSLGTITGIVKNFNFNSLQYKIEPMFLVSATHSGFRDISVKINGHNTTAALAFIKSKWDNVYPDYPFEYQFLDDHFNEVYRADNQVSQIVGILAGLAIFISCLGLFGLASHSAEKRVKEIGVRKVLGASVQNITLLLSGNFLALVLIANLFAWPAAWFAVHHWLQDYAYRINIQWWVFLIAGTVSLLIAFGTVSFQSIKAAVANPVKSLRSE; encoded by the coding sequence ATGATAAAGAACTATTTAAAAATCGCCTGGCGCAACATCTGGAAAAACAAGGTTTTTTCGGGCATTAATATTATCGGCCTTTCTGTTGGAATGGCAGCCTGTATTGTGATCATGTTATTTGTTTCGTACGAAAAGAGTTTCGATAATTTTCATACAAAAAACATTTACCGCTTAAACGAGGTGCAAACCATAGGAGCGCAGGGAGCCACACAAAAGGTAGCCTTGTCCATGTTCCCGATGGGACCCACAATAAAACAGGAATTTCCTGAAATAAAAAACTTTACCCGGGTGCATTGGGTGAATAAATACCAGCTGACTCAAAACACTAAAAAGATCTTCCTGCCACAGGCTTTTTTTGTTGATTCTACCTTCCTTAATATGTTTGATTTTAAAGTGATAAAAGGTGAGGGCAAAACGGCGTTGTTAAAGCCCCATAGCGCATTAATTACTGAAGAAACTGCCAGAAAGTTGTTCGGCGATGCCGACCCGACAGGCAAGATCATTACCCATTACGGTGATGACACCACCACTTTTGCCGTAACCGGTGTATTGGCCAACGTGCCGAGGAACTCACAACTGCAATTCGATGCGTTGTTTTCATTCAGCAGTATTTATCAACCATGGATGTTTACCAATTGGGGTGGTAACTGGCTCGACACCTTCTTCGAACTGGCTCCCGGAACAAATGCTGCAGCCCTGGATGCCAAATTCCCGGCCTATTTAAAAAGACACCTTAAAGGCGATGGCTGGAAATATTATAAACTATTTACCCTGCCTTTAAAAGATGTACACGCCAGCTCCGCCGATATCGGCCTTGATTATATTAATTACCAAAAATTCGACAAAAAATCTACCAACCTGTTTGCCGTTATCGCGCTGATTGTTTTGGTAATAGCCTGCGTTAATTTCATTAATCTCTCGACGGCGCGTTCTGCTGAAAGGGCTAAAGAAGTAGGCATTCGCAAATCAATTGGAGCCTATCGCTTCCAGCTTGCCCTTCAGTTCCTTGGTGAAACGGTTTTAATTGCTTTGCTGGCGCTCATATTCGCTGTTATTTTAGTTGAACTGGCATTGCCATATATCAATAGCCTGAGCGATAGGCATATCTCGTTTCATTTGTTCAGCAGTATTGAGGTTTTGCTGACCGTTCTTAGCGGAACAATTTTTATTGGAATAGTCTCAGGCATTTACCCGGCTATTTACTTGTCATCATTCCAGGCATCAAGAGTTTTAAAAGGCTCGGTTCAGGTGGGTAAAAACAAAGGTTTATTGCGGAGTATCCTGGTTGTTACTCAATTTGCCAGTGCAATTTTCCTGATGATAGCTACGGTATTTGTATTAAAACAGCTGAGGTTTATGCAGGAACAGGATCCGGGTTATAACCGCGATCAAATTGTAAACATCCCGCTGGACGGGATCACTACAAAGAAATACGATTTGTTTAAGAGTGAATTATCGGGTAACACGCTGGTTACTGGAGTAACTGCTTCGCAGGATATTTTAGGCAGTCATCTGGACCAGACCGGGGTTACCTTCAGGCCCTCCTTCGGGCCAAAACAAGATTTAGGTACAACCCTGTTGGTGGTTGACACCAACTACCTTAACCTTTATAAAATTAAATTGGCGGCGGGTAAAGATTTCTCGCGCGACAAAATGCCTGACTACCGGCAATATATTGTTAATGAAGCATTGGCGAAAGAATTGCTAAAAGATTTTCCTAAAAAGCCTTTGTCGTCATTAGTCGGCCAGAAGTTTGGATTTGATTCCTTAGGGACAATTACCGGGATCGTAAAAAATTTCAATTTTAATTCGCTGCAATATAAAATTGAGCCAATGTTTTTAGTGAGCGCAACGCATTCCGGATTCAGGGATATCTCCGTTAAGATAAACGGCCATAACACCACAGCAGCGCTGGCCTTCATTAAATCAAAATGGGACAACGTTTACCCGGATTATCCTTTTGAATACCAATTCCTGGATGATCATTTTAATGAAGTTTACAGAGCCGACAACCAGGTGAGCCAGATAGTGGGCATTCTGGCCGGGCTGGCTATTTTTATTTCTTGTTTGGGTTTGTTTGGCCTGGCTTCTCATTCTGCTGAAAAAAGGGTAAAGGAGATAGGGGTGCGGAAGGTTTTGGGAGCTTCGGTCCAAAATATAACCCTATTGCTGTCCGGAAATTTTCTCGCATTGGTTTTAATTGCAAACTTGTTTGCATGGCCAGCGGCTTGGTTTGCTGTGCATCATTGGCTGCAGGATTACGCTTATCGCATAAACATTCAATGGTGGGTGTTTTTGATAGCAGGCACAGTCTCCTTACTCATTGCTTTTGGCACTGTTAGTTTCCAATCCATTAAGGCCGCAGTTGCCAACCCGGTTAAAAGTTTGAGGAGCGAGTAG
- a CDS encoding ABC transporter ATP-binding protein — translation MLSLQHVSKYYQVGGNKNFVLNDINLEVDEGEFISIMGPSGSGKSTLLNVIGMLDEPSDGYHYFVGNAVHQLKEKQRSALYKQYIGFVFQAYHLIDELTVYENIETPLIYQDYKSSERKAMVADILDRFQIVGKKDLFPAQLSGGQQQLVGIARALIAKPKLLLADEPTGNLNSKQGEEIMTLFRKLNKEDGVTIIQVTHSEKNAEYGSRIIDLLDGKVSSSRKF, via the coding sequence ATGTTATCATTACAGCACGTATCAAAATATTACCAGGTTGGCGGAAATAAAAACTTCGTACTAAACGATATTAACCTTGAGGTTGATGAAGGCGAATTTATATCGATCATGGGCCCTTCGGGCTCGGGAAAATCAACACTTTTAAATGTTATCGGGATGCTGGATGAGCCCAGTGACGGTTACCATTATTTTGTTGGTAATGCAGTTCATCAACTTAAAGAGAAACAGCGGTCAGCTTTATATAAACAGTATATCGGCTTTGTTTTCCAGGCATATCACTTAATTGATGAGCTTACTGTTTACGAAAACATTGAAACCCCGCTAATTTACCAGGATTATAAAAGCAGCGAACGTAAAGCGATGGTTGCTGATATCCTCGATCGTTTCCAAATCGTCGGCAAAAAGGACCTTTTTCCGGCACAATTATCCGGCGGTCAGCAACAACTGGTAGGGATTGCCCGCGCATTGATAGCAAAACCCAAATTATTACTGGCCGATGAACCGACGGGCAACCTGAACTCCAAACAGGGTGAGGAGATCATGACGCTTTTCCGTAAACTGAACAAGGAAGACGGCGTAACAATTATACAAGTAACCCATTCTGAGAAAAATGCAGAATATGGGTCGCGTATCATTGATCTGCTTGACGGTAAAGTATCATCCTCAAGAAAATTCTGA
- a CDS encoding TolC family protein, with amino-acid sequence MRFSKYYLTLLFLAGGVLAHAQQDTVITLQQCLEIAIKNNLSVKQASVTAEQAHIGLNQAKENLIPYISGGANRNLTSGRALNPVTNAYITQSVTSDNYNLSGNVTVFNGLALQNAIKQASLAYQSGKMAYQAAKDLVTVNVITNYLMVLDAKELLKQNESQLAVAKENLDIAATKENYGANTTASTFSDLKGAYAGSKVNVVQGQNSLDAAKLSLYQLMNIPYNKNVQLQPLTAEDLVGDKDVNAEQVYETALQQLATVKAATLMRQSAEKGVQYARGLLYPSLFLAGGIGTNYSNLNTQSYYSQFRNNYGTDIEIGLNIPIFTNHVKKNAVALAKLNLLNYEYIEEGTKVQVKQSVETAWSNMLAAYNRYSALQDEANAYAESYRVQKIRFDAGVITSDLFLIAKGNMDAAELNLIAARYDYIIYSKILDYYQGKLTQ; translated from the coding sequence ATGCGATTTAGTAAATATTATTTAACACTACTTTTTTTAGCCGGCGGTGTTTTGGCGCATGCACAACAGGATACCGTAATAACATTGCAGCAATGTCTTGAAATTGCCATAAAGAATAATTTAAGCGTGAAACAGGCATCGGTTACTGCTGAACAGGCACATATTGGTCTCAACCAGGCCAAGGAAAATCTGATCCCGTACATTAGTGGAGGCGCCAACCGTAACCTTACCTCCGGCCGTGCCCTAAACCCGGTAACCAATGCCTACATTACACAATCAGTAACTTCTGACAATTATAATTTAAGCGGCAATGTTACCGTGTTTAACGGGCTTGCGCTTCAAAATGCGATCAAACAAGCTTCTTTAGCCTATCAATCAGGAAAAATGGCTTACCAGGCCGCAAAGGACCTGGTTACCGTAAATGTGATAACCAATTACCTGATGGTATTGGATGCGAAAGAATTATTAAAACAGAATGAAAGCCAGCTGGCCGTTGCAAAGGAAAATCTTGACATTGCCGCCACCAAAGAAAATTATGGTGCAAATACAACGGCATCAACCTTTTCTGATTTAAAAGGCGCCTATGCCGGTAGCAAAGTAAACGTTGTACAGGGCCAAAATTCATTGGATGCTGCCAAATTAAGTTTGTACCAGTTAATGAATATTCCATATAATAAAAATGTGCAGTTACAGCCCCTAACGGCGGAGGACCTGGTAGGTGATAAGGACGTGAATGCAGAACAGGTTTATGAAACTGCATTGCAGCAGCTTGCTACAGTAAAAGCCGCCACTTTGATGCGCCAAAGCGCCGAAAAAGGAGTGCAATATGCCAGGGGGCTTTTATACCCTTCGTTATTTTTGGCCGGCGGAATAGGTACAAATTATTCAAACTTAAATACGCAGAGTTACTATAGCCAGTTCAGGAATAATTACGGAACTGATATTGAAATAGGCTTGAATATCCCGATTTTTACTAACCATGTGAAAAAGAATGCAGTAGCCCTTGCCAAACTTAATTTGTTGAACTATGAATATATTGAAGAGGGTACGAAGGTACAGGTGAAACAAAGTGTGGAGACCGCCTGGAGCAATATGCTGGCCGCGTATAATCGTTACAGCGCATTGCAGGATGAAGCAAATGCGTATGCCGAAAGTTACCGCGTTCAGAAAATACGGTTTGACGCAGGGGTGATCACATCAGATCTGTTTTTGATAGCAAAAGGCAATATGGACGCCGCTGAATTAAACTTAATTGCCGCACGCTATGACTACATTATTTACAGCAAAATATTGGACTACTACCAGGGCAAATTAACCCAATAA
- a CDS encoding porin family protein yields MPAFQIGLKAGTNLSSLNSTASETFSGSNRAGYLVGVWTRFGAVGFNFQPEMYLTSKNVDVTSSSGGVTRAKFTSIDVPLLFGGKFGALGLGGRFYTGPVVSFAIDKNQSFDSAAGKVFSLNYQDQNFAWQFGTGLDIKRISVDLRYEAGITKQTYDGRQTRISLFNLSLAYSLVKL; encoded by the coding sequence TTGCCGGCATTCCAAATCGGCTTAAAAGCCGGGACAAATCTTTCAAGCCTTAATTCAACCGCATCCGAAACGTTTAGCGGCAGCAACCGTGCTGGCTATTTAGTTGGCGTTTGGACCCGTTTTGGCGCCGTGGGTTTTAATTTTCAACCCGAAATGTACCTCACTTCAAAAAATGTTGATGTTACTTCCTCAAGCGGCGGTGTTACCAGGGCGAAGTTTACCAGTATTGATGTGCCTTTGCTGTTTGGCGGTAAATTCGGTGCATTAGGCCTTGGGGGCAGGTTTTATACCGGGCCGGTAGTTTCTTTTGCCATTGATAAAAATCAAAGCTTCGATTCAGCAGCCGGTAAGGTTTTCTCGCTTAACTACCAGGATCAGAATTTTGCATGGCAGTTTGGCACCGGTTTGGATATTAAAAGGATTTCGGTTGATTTGCGGTATGAAGCCGGGATCACCAAGCAAACTTACGACGGCCGGCAAACAAGGATCAGTTTGTTTAACCTGAGTTTGGCTTATAGTTTAGTGAAGCTGTAA